From the genome of Blautia pseudococcoides, one region includes:
- a CDS encoding uroporphyrinogen decarboxylase family protein — protein MVSKFMQTAANRDYSKHWQAEGSFPWIFQQPKPPIGERPISVRENYIRCVKGEKPYWMPAYFYESNTVWPDAMEEHPVPEVDGYDWWGVDWFMVEGINGMITRPGTRTISDFANWKEELPWPDLSVVDFKADGEKLQKAMDPDRPHIYECVEGIFERLHELIPFDESLIAFYEEPELLEEFFQKMADYKIESTDRIFKYYGRVDGVLYHDDWGTQRSGFFSNEMFREQLMPATARYLKFVKDQGRFIELHSCGRNMQYVPEMLEMGIDMWTPQANANDPDFLHNTYGKQMTFCFPINIGADWEEKQIRAAVRDYVDHFGENGRMMAWIMTESPDPVKEEIARDELYHYSLAYYNRLYHR, from the coding sequence ATGGTATCGAAATTTATGCAGACAGCGGCAAACAGGGATTATTCCAAACACTGGCAGGCAGAGGGAAGCTTTCCATGGATTTTCCAGCAGCCCAAACCGCCTATAGGAGAGCGCCCTATCAGTGTCAGAGAAAATTATATCCGGTGTGTAAAAGGGGAGAAACCTTACTGGATGCCGGCTTATTTCTATGAATCCAACACGGTTTGGCCGGACGCCATGGAAGAACATCCGGTGCCGGAGGTGGATGGTTATGACTGGTGGGGGGTGGACTGGTTCATGGTGGAGGGGATCAACGGTATGATCACCCGTCCGGGAACCCGCACCATCTCTGACTTTGCCAATTGGAAAGAGGAACTTCCCTGGCCGGATCTGTCTGTTGTGGACTTTAAAGCCGACGGTGAGAAGCTCCAAAAAGCCATGGACCCTGACAGGCCCCATATTTACGAGTGCGTGGAAGGTATTTTTGAGAGGCTGCATGAGCTTATCCCCTTTGACGAGTCCCTGATCGCCTTCTATGAGGAGCCGGAGCTTCTGGAGGAGTTTTTCCAGAAGATGGCGGACTATAAGATTGAGAGTACAGACCGGATTTTCAAATACTACGGCAGAGTGGACGGTGTTCTCTATCATGATGACTGGGGAACGCAGCGTAGCGGATTTTTCTCAAACGAAATGTTCCGGGAACAGCTTATGCCTGCGACAGCCCGTTATCTGAAATTTGTGAAGGACCAGGGCAGATTCATAGAACTGCATTCCTGCGGACGCAATATGCAGTACGTGCCGGAAATGCTGGAGATGGGGATTGATATGTGGACACCCCAGGCAAATGCCAATGACCCGGATTTTCTGCACAATACCTATGGAAAACAGATGACCTTCTGCTTCCCTATCAATATTGGCGCTGACTGGGAGGAAAAGCAGATCCGAGCGGCGGTCCGTGACTATGTGGACCACTTTGGTGAGAACGGCAGAATGATGGCGTGGATCATGACAGAATCCCCGGACCCTGTAAAAGAAGAGATTGCCAGAGACGAGTTGTATCACTATTCTCTGGCATATTACAACAGGCTGTACCACAGATAA
- a CDS encoding LacI family DNA-binding transcriptional regulator yields the protein MATIKDIADRTGFSTATVSRVLNYDDTLNVQEETRMKILDTARELQYQARERKSRKRRLAVGVYYSYTREEELRDIYYLTVRLAVERKLEAENMERRQIQSLEELKDLGGLDGLLCLGTFSRSMVKQIDAFGKPTVFLDAMPKGDRFDCVVNDLAGSVEAVMDYLTGLGHRKIAFIGGFEVDRDGEEVHDSRIVAYKEYMERIGEFSQSLVRLGEFTPEDGYVLCRELLEEKERPTAVFASNDSLAVGCYRAVSEKGLRIPGDMSIVGYNDIAVANYLVPSLTTVRLHMELLGEEAVRILREHIASDREIGLKIIVPAKLIVRDSAGRVK from the coding sequence ATGGCTACAATAAAAGACATCGCAGATCGGACCGGATTTTCCACAGCAACAGTCTCCAGGGTTTTGAACTACGATGATACGCTGAACGTGCAGGAAGAGACCCGAATGAAGATACTTGATACTGCCAGGGAACTTCAGTATCAGGCAAGAGAGAGAAAGAGCAGGAAGCGCCGTCTGGCAGTGGGGGTTTATTATTCCTATACCAGGGAGGAGGAACTGCGGGATATTTATTACCTTACCGTCCGCCTGGCAGTGGAGAGGAAGCTGGAGGCGGAGAATATGGAGCGCCGTCAGATCCAGAGCCTGGAAGAACTGAAGGATCTGGGAGGACTTGACGGCCTTTTGTGCCTTGGAACATTCAGCAGGAGTATGGTTAAGCAGATTGACGCGTTCGGAAAACCTACTGTGTTCCTGGATGCCATGCCAAAAGGGGACAGGTTTGACTGTGTGGTCAATGATCTGGCCGGCTCTGTGGAGGCGGTCATGGATTATCTGACAGGGCTGGGACATAGAAAGATAGCGTTTATCGGCGGCTTTGAGGTGGACAGGGACGGCGAGGAAGTGCATGACAGCAGAATTGTAGCTTATAAAGAATATATGGAGCGGATTGGGGAGTTTTCCCAGTCTCTCGTGAGGCTGGGAGAATTTACACCGGAAGACGGCTATGTGCTGTGCCGGGAGCTTTTGGAGGAGAAGGAGAGGCCCACGGCAGTATTTGCAAGCAACGACTCCCTGGCAGTGGGATGCTACCGGGCAGTCAGTGAGAAAGGGCTTCGGATCCCAGGGGATATGAGCATTGTGGGGTATAATGATATAGCGGTAGCCAACTATCTGGTCCCATCCCTGACTACAGTGCGGCTGCACATGGAACTTCTGGGCGAGGAGGCAGTCCGCATTCTTCGTGAACACATAGCTTCCGACAGGGAGATCGGGCTGAAGATCATTGTACCTGCAAAGCTTATTGTCCGTGACAGCGCAGGCAGGGTAAAATAG
- a CDS encoding DMT family transporter translates to MKKYTAIAGLVVVTVIWGGGFVASDMALDSLLPFQIMAIRFLLASVLMGGISIRSLKGIKKEELTAGALMGAALFLGFSLQIIGLQYTTPSKNAFLTATNVVLVPFIAFLICRKKIGYRGIAGAVLAIAGVGLLSLDKDLSLGLGDGLTLICAVGFAFQIFLTSIFVKKYRASVLNFIQMCTAGILSLVFMAASGQVHFQITAKGWGSVLYLGIISTTVCYLLQTACQKYVDETKAAIILSMESVFGTLFSVVILHERITLRMVLGCVIILTAVILANSAAEETPAPAKDQDM, encoded by the coding sequence ATGAAAAAATATACGGCAATTGCAGGGCTGGTGGTAGTTACCGTTATCTGGGGAGGGGGATTTGTAGCCAGTGATATGGCGCTTGACAGCTTGCTGCCTTTTCAGATCATGGCGATCCGTTTCCTTTTGGCCTCAGTGCTCATGGGGGGGATCAGCATCCGCAGTCTGAAAGGGATAAAAAAGGAGGAACTGACCGCAGGAGCACTTATGGGAGCCGCCCTTTTTCTGGGATTCTCTCTCCAGATCATAGGGCTGCAGTATACGACTCCGTCAAAAAACGCGTTTCTCACGGCAACGAATGTGGTGCTCGTCCCCTTTATCGCTTTTTTGATCTGCCGGAAAAAGATAGGATACAGGGGCATAGCAGGGGCGGTGCTGGCCATAGCGGGGGTGGGCCTTTTGTCACTGGACAAAGATTTATCCCTGGGTCTTGGTGACGGACTGACACTTATATGCGCAGTGGGATTTGCCTTTCAGATTTTTCTGACCAGTATCTTTGTGAAGAAATACAGGGCCTCTGTGCTGAATTTTATCCAGATGTGTACAGCCGGTATTTTATCTCTGGTATTCATGGCTGCGTCCGGGCAGGTGCATTTTCAGATTACGGCAAAAGGATGGGGGAGTGTCCTCTATCTTGGCATCATCAGCACAACCGTCTGCTACCTGCTCCAGACTGCGTGTCAGAAATACGTGGATGAGACAAAGGCTGCCATTATACTGTCCATGGAATCCGTCTTTGGAACTTTGTTTTCCGTGGTGATACTCCATGAGAGGATCACGCTGCGCATGGTACTGGGATGCGTCATCATTCTGACAGCCGTTATTCTGGCAAATTCCGCCGCGGAGGAGACGCCGGCACCGGCCAAAGACCAGGATATGTGA